Proteins from one Terriglobus tenax genomic window:
- a CDS encoding efflux RND transporter periplasmic adaptor subunit translates to MKKSVMTLVMTGAALGMLSGCKSDEKELPEAKAKINIKTEVVHQQTVNDGLEIPAHVDVDPSKMVHVYAPLSGRLLNLAVQPGQEVRKGQTVAMLQSGDVAGARSDFEKAKIEALRADRVLERGKLLLAHEVMSQAEFDELKAADDAAHSEQERARQRVHELGFSENGTSDTTAVTSPITGSVLDIGTAAGEMQRSLETSNGIATVANLDEVWVVGDVFERDLAAVKSRSTADVTLQAYPGETFHGTVANVGDVFDPQTHALKVRVVLKNPGHRLKPQMYGSIRIGTGQRPMILVPLASVIHDGSIASVYVKNGDKFDARVVKLGAAHGDKVEVTGGLSDGDVVVTQGAAFLRTPVGD, encoded by the coding sequence ATGAAGAAAAGCGTGATGACGCTGGTGATGACGGGCGCTGCGCTTGGCATGCTCAGCGGATGCAAGAGCGACGAGAAGGAGCTTCCGGAAGCGAAGGCCAAGATCAATATCAAGACCGAAGTGGTGCATCAGCAGACGGTCAATGATGGTCTTGAGATTCCCGCGCATGTGGATGTGGACCCAAGCAAGATGGTGCATGTCTACGCTCCGTTGAGCGGGCGTCTTTTGAACCTCGCGGTGCAGCCTGGCCAGGAGGTTCGCAAGGGGCAGACCGTGGCGATGCTGCAGAGCGGCGATGTGGCCGGGGCCCGCAGCGACTTTGAGAAAGCGAAGATTGAGGCGCTGCGCGCCGATCGCGTTCTGGAACGCGGCAAGCTGCTGCTGGCGCACGAGGTAATGAGCCAGGCGGAGTTCGACGAGCTGAAGGCCGCCGATGATGCTGCGCACAGTGAGCAGGAGCGTGCGCGGCAGCGTGTGCACGAACTTGGATTCAGCGAAAACGGCACCTCGGACACAACCGCGGTGACCTCGCCCATTACGGGTTCGGTGCTTGATATTGGCACCGCAGCCGGCGAGATGCAGCGTTCGCTTGAGACATCGAATGGTATTGCCACTGTGGCAAATCTGGATGAGGTCTGGGTTGTGGGTGATGTCTTCGAACGCGACCTGGCGGCGGTGAAGTCACGCTCAACAGCGGATGTGACGCTGCAGGCGTATCCCGGCGAGACCTTTCATGGAACGGTTGCGAATGTTGGCGATGTTTTTGACCCGCAGACGCATGCGCTGAAGGTGCGCGTGGTGCTGAAGAATCCGGGCCATCGTTTGAAGCCGCAGATGTATGGCTCCATTCGCATTGGCACCGGGCAGCGGCCCATGATCCTGGTGCCGCTGGCTTCTGTGATTCACGATGGCTCCATTGCAAGCGTGTATGTGAAGAACGGCGATAAGTTTGACGCGCGCGTTGTGAAGCTTGGCGCCGCGCATGGCGACAAGGTTGAGGTAACCGGTGGCCTGAGCGACGGCGATGTCGTGGTGACACAAGGGGCGGCGTTCCTGCGGACGCCGGTGGGAGACTAA
- a CDS encoding efflux RND transporter permease subunit produces MEAFLKTLLRYRAVVLILLAAGLVAGTFGFLKLDIEAYPDPSPPLVEVITQNPSWSAEEIEQQVTSPIETALNGTPHLEQIRSISIFGLSDVKLYFSFDSDYFRDKQEILNRLQTIQLPNGLQPQLSPWSPIGEIYRYELTGPGYDLNELKATQDWLVKRELKKVPGIIDITTFGGTTRQYQVEPDPNKLLSYGITLNQLITAVQNSNANVGGNYLSLGDQNVNVRSVGLLKGTEDIGNVVVAQKNGTPVLVRDVANVKEGYQPRLGKIGRNGDNDIVEGIVLLQKEGQSLPALEGLKQKMSDLNTGGLLPPGMQIKTIYDRTKLIGLTTETVKHVIITGLILVTLVLLLMLGDFRITLIAAATIPFAVLFAFSLMTLTGRAANLISIGAIDFGILVDASIVVLESIYRRFSRRQPGHGRAEMIILGVQDAARPVLFSTLIILVAFIPLFTMQGVPGKIFAPMSVTYGFALTGALLFALVFAPVLSFVTAPVKDSVEEHDEEDLVHQGTWLNRFLEKHYSRCLDWVLEHSKLVWGIAALALIGAVACFLLFVGGEFMPPLEEGNLWIRGTLPQDISFEQAAKLSDEVRADLRKFPEVTQVVSQIGRPDDGTDVTTFNNMEFGVNLKPSSEWPKDVHGEKDKLIDQMQHELSKYPGVVFGFSQAIQDNVEEAMSGVKGENSLKIFGDDLTTLTDVAEKVQGVMSSVRGVQDVGIFKVNGAPSLVVEVDRAKAARYGLAAGDVNAAVQAAVGGAPISTMIQGDRRFDITVRYPAAYRSTPDAVQNIMLSAPDGSHVPLSQVANIGIKQGSFTIYREGGRRYIPIKFSVRERDLASTIEDLQHQLTAKITLPPGYEYTWAGEFDSLKKEQKRLVLIVPVSLLVVLVLLYLQFQEWLDALIVLAVLPFSYIGGILALMLTHTAFSISAAVGFTSLTGVTTLGAVVFLAGLRRAQEKDPEHGLKHGSLDELRPVVMACMSAGLGLLPAAVMNAIGAQAQQPLARVVVGGMVTTLASILFLMPLMARRRSHVEAMPE; encoded by the coding sequence ATGGAAGCCTTTCTGAAAACATTGCTGCGTTATCGCGCGGTGGTGCTGATTCTGCTGGCGGCCGGGCTGGTTGCGGGAACCTTCGGGTTCCTGAAGCTGGACATTGAAGCGTACCCTGACCCTTCTCCGCCGCTGGTGGAGGTGATTACGCAGAACCCGTCATGGAGCGCGGAAGAGATTGAGCAGCAGGTCACCTCTCCGATTGAAACCGCGCTGAACGGCACACCCCACCTGGAGCAGATCCGGTCGATCAGCATCTTTGGCCTGAGCGATGTGAAGCTGTACTTCAGCTTCGACTCGGATTACTTCCGCGACAAGCAGGAGATTCTCAATCGCCTGCAGACCATCCAGCTGCCGAATGGGCTGCAGCCGCAGTTGTCGCCGTGGTCGCCCATTGGCGAAATCTATCGCTATGAGCTGACCGGGCCGGGCTATGACCTGAACGAGTTGAAGGCGACGCAGGACTGGCTGGTCAAGCGTGAGCTGAAGAAGGTGCCGGGCATCATCGACATCACCACCTTCGGCGGAACCACGCGGCAATACCAGGTAGAGCCGGATCCCAACAAGCTGTTGAGCTATGGCATCACGTTGAATCAGCTCATCACGGCGGTGCAGAATAGCAATGCGAATGTCGGCGGTAACTACCTTTCGCTGGGCGATCAGAACGTAAACGTGCGTTCCGTGGGCCTGCTGAAGGGCACGGAAGACATTGGCAACGTCGTCGTTGCGCAGAAGAACGGAACGCCGGTTCTGGTGCGGGATGTAGCCAACGTAAAGGAAGGCTACCAGCCACGGCTTGGAAAGATTGGCCGCAATGGCGACAACGATATCGTCGAAGGCATTGTGCTGCTGCAGAAGGAAGGGCAGAGCCTGCCGGCTCTGGAAGGCCTGAAGCAGAAGATGAGCGATCTGAACACCGGGGGCCTGTTGCCGCCCGGAATGCAGATCAAGACCATCTATGACCGCACCAAGCTGATCGGACTGACGACCGAGACGGTAAAGCACGTCATCATCACCGGCCTGATCCTGGTCACGCTGGTGCTGCTGCTCATGCTGGGTGACTTCCGCATCACGCTGATTGCCGCGGCGACGATTCCGTTTGCCGTGCTCTTCGCGTTCTCGCTGATGACGCTGACCGGGCGTGCGGCGAACCTGATCTCGATCGGCGCCATCGACTTCGGCATTCTCGTGGATGCGTCGATCGTGGTGCTGGAGAGCATCTACCGCCGCTTCTCACGCAGGCAGCCGGGACATGGCCGTGCGGAGATGATCATTCTTGGCGTGCAGGATGCTGCGCGTCCCGTGCTCTTCTCCACACTGATCATCCTTGTTGCATTCATTCCTCTGTTCACCATGCAGGGCGTTCCGGGCAAGATCTTCGCGCCCATGAGCGTGACCTATGGTTTCGCTCTGACCGGCGCTCTGCTGTTCGCGCTTGTCTTCGCTCCGGTGCTGAGCTTTGTGACGGCTCCGGTGAAAGACTCTGTTGAAGAGCACGACGAAGAAGACCTGGTCCACCAGGGCACATGGCTTAACCGCTTCCTGGAGAAGCACTATAGCCGTTGCCTTGACTGGGTGCTGGAACACAGCAAGCTGGTATGGGGAATCGCCGCACTCGCGCTGATCGGTGCCGTGGCCTGCTTCCTGCTGTTTGTCGGTGGCGAATTTATGCCGCCACTGGAAGAGGGCAATCTCTGGATTCGTGGAACGCTGCCGCAGGACATCAGCTTTGAGCAGGCAGCAAAGCTGTCGGACGAGGTACGTGCGGATCTTCGCAAGTTCCCTGAGGTTACGCAGGTGGTCTCGCAGATCGGCCGTCCGGATGACGGCACCGACGTGACAACCTTCAACAACATGGAGTTTGGCGTCAACCTGAAGCCATCAAGCGAATGGCCAAAGGACGTGCACGGGGAGAAGGACAAGCTCATCGACCAGATGCAGCATGAACTCAGCAAGTATCCCGGTGTCGTGTTCGGCTTCTCACAGGCCATTCAGGACAACGTGGAAGAGGCGATGAGCGGCGTAAAGGGCGAGAACTCGCTGAAGATCTTCGGCGATGACCTGACGACGCTGACCGACGTCGCGGAGAAGGTGCAGGGCGTCATGTCCAGCGTGCGCGGCGTGCAGGACGTTGGCATCTTCAAGGTCAACGGTGCTCCGAGCCTGGTTGTGGAAGTGGACCGTGCCAAGGCCGCGCGCTATGGACTGGCTGCGGGCGATGTGAACGCGGCCGTGCAGGCAGCTGTGGGTGGCGCTCCCATCTCGACGATGATTCAGGGCGATCGCCGCTTCGACATCACCGTGCGCTATCCGGCGGCGTATCGTTCCACGCCGGATGCCGTGCAGAACATCATGTTGTCGGCTCCGGATGGAAGCCATGTGCCGCTGTCGCAGGTGGCCAATATCGGCATCAAGCAGGGCAGCTTCACCATCTATCGGGAAGGTGGACGGCGGTATATCCCGATCAAGTTCAGCGTGCGTGAGCGCGATCTGGCATCCACTATTGAGGATCTGCAGCACCAGTTGACGGCGAAGATCACGCTGCCCCCAGGCTACGAGTACACATGGGCCGGCGAGTTCGATTCGCTGAAGAAGGAACAGAAGCGTCTTGTGCTGATTGTTCCTGTCAGCCTTCTGGTGGTGCTGGTGTTGCTCTACCTGCAGTTCCAGGAGTGGCTGGATGCGCTGATTGTGCTGGCGGTGCTGCCGTTCAGCTATATCGGCGGCATTCTGGCGCTGATGCTGACGCATACAGCCTTCAGTATCTCGGCAGCGGTGGGCTTTACCTCGCTGACGGGTGTAACGACCCTGGGCGCGGTGGTCTTTCTGGCAGGCCTGCGCCGCGCCCAGGAGAAGGATCCGGAACACGGCTTGAAGCATGGAAGCCTGGACGAACTGCGGCCGGTCGTGATGGCCTGCATGTCTGCCGGTCTTGGCCTGCTTCCCGCCGCGGTGATGAACGCTATTGGAGCCCAGGCACAGCAGCCGCTGGCGCGTGTGGTGGTGGGTGGCATGGTGACGACGCTGGCGTCCATCCTCTTCCTCATGCCGCTGATGGCGCGCAGACGGTCACACGTCGAGGCTATGCCGGAATAG
- the larB gene encoding nickel pincer cofactor biosynthesis protein LarB: protein MHRESLLNLLEQLRTGDVSIEQAADSLTHLPFEDTGFAKIDHHRALRTGLPEVIYAQGKTPAQTGAIFERLAHSGVNVLATKADGTHFEAVQTLVPAAEYHALARCITLRQTEQKPHGGTIAVVCAGTSDLPIAEEAAITAELFGATVLRITDVGVAGIHRLLAQRPLLNTADVVIACAGMEGALPSVLGGMVGVPVIAVPTSVGYGVSFNGITALLSMLNSCSPNTTVVNIDNGFGAAYTATLVCKGQQKKGG from the coding sequence ATGCATCGCGAATCTCTTCTCAATCTCCTCGAACAGCTCCGCACCGGCGATGTCTCTATTGAGCAGGCTGCGGACTCGCTTACGCATCTTCCCTTCGAAGACACGGGCTTTGCGAAGATTGACCATCATCGAGCGCTGCGCACCGGGCTTCCTGAGGTGATCTACGCGCAGGGCAAGACGCCTGCGCAGACCGGCGCCATCTTCGAGCGGCTGGCACACTCCGGCGTAAACGTACTGGCCACCAAGGCCGACGGAACCCACTTTGAAGCCGTGCAGACCCTTGTGCCTGCGGCGGAGTATCACGCGCTCGCACGCTGCATTACGCTGCGGCAAACCGAACAGAAACCGCATGGTGGAACCATCGCCGTGGTCTGTGCCGGCACCAGCGATCTGCCGATTGCGGAAGAAGCCGCCATTACAGCCGAGCTCTTCGGAGCCACCGTGCTGCGCATTACCGACGTCGGGGTGGCCGGCATTCATCGCCTGCTGGCTCAGCGGCCGTTGCTGAACACGGCAGACGTTGTCATTGCCTGCGCCGGCATGGAGGGCGCTTTGCCTTCGGTGCTAGGTGGCATGGTAGGGGTACCTGTGATCGCTGTGCCTACCAGCGTTGGCTATGGGGTCTCCTTCAACGGCATTACCGCGCTGCTCAGCATGTTGAACTCCTGCTCGCCCAACACGACGGTCGTGAACATCGACAACGGCTTTGGCGCCGCTTACACGGCAACGCTGGTTTGCAAGGGACAGCAAAAAAAAGGGGGCTGA
- the larE gene encoding ATP-dependent sacrificial sulfur transferase LarE: MSTLETKRETLRAELATSDRLLVAYSGGVDSAYLAWEAYQVLGDRMLAVIADSPSLPRKHLSAAIDFAQQNHIPLRVINTREMEKPDYTRNDSQRCFHCKDELFLAMETLSEELGVSTIAYGRNLDDNGDFRPGQKAAAQHNAIAPLATAQLGKQEIRTLAKNANLTVWDKPASACLSSRLEYGREVTPEALAQVEAAEDALNALGFLQVRVRHHGTLARIEIAREELHRALSMDALDKITAAVRAAGFQYVTLDTQGYRSGSMNAILPVSILTAS, encoded by the coding sequence ATGAGCACTCTCGAAACCAAACGCGAAACACTCCGCGCGGAACTGGCCACCAGCGATCGTCTGCTGGTGGCTTACTCCGGCGGTGTCGACTCGGCTTACCTTGCATGGGAGGCCTACCAGGTTCTGGGCGACAGGATGCTGGCCGTCATCGCGGATTCGCCCAGCCTGCCGCGAAAGCATCTCTCAGCCGCCATCGACTTTGCGCAGCAGAACCACATTCCGCTGCGCGTGATCAACACGCGCGAGATGGAGAAGCCGGACTACACCCGCAACGACTCGCAGCGCTGCTTCCACTGCAAGGACGAGTTGTTCCTAGCCATGGAAACGCTGAGCGAGGAGCTGGGCGTGAGCACCATTGCCTACGGCCGCAACCTGGATGACAACGGCGATTTCCGCCCCGGGCAAAAAGCAGCGGCGCAGCACAACGCCATCGCTCCGCTGGCCACCGCGCAACTGGGCAAGCAGGAGATTCGCACGCTCGCGAAGAATGCAAACCTTACCGTCTGGGACAAGCCTGCATCGGCGTGCCTCTCGTCGCGCCTGGAGTATGGCCGCGAGGTCACACCGGAAGCCCTTGCCCAGGTGGAAGCCGCGGAGGACGCACTGAACGCGCTCGGCTTTCTGCAGGTACGCGTGCGCCATCACGGAACACTGGCACGCATTGAGATTGCACGCGAGGAGTTGCACCGCGCGCTCTCGATGGATGCCCTCGACAAGATCACCGCCGCCGTCCGTGCCGCTGGCTTCCAGTACGTCACGCTGGACACGCAGGGCTATCGCAGTGGCAGTATGAATGCGATTCTGCCGGTCTCGATTCTGACGGCATCGTAG
- a CDS encoding lactate racemase domain-containing protein: protein MSWFSIEGDALSEAQIQSAVDRLLTEARTRINKDLKRVLLLPPDLTRAHSGAGKITELLYKALPDAEILVIPTLGQHVPHTEAENKWMFGDIPNEKILPHDWRNGVTHIGTIPAELVKETTQGAADWEIPVDLNNVLIDQQWDLIINIGHVVPHEVLGFANHNKNYFIGLGGKETICASHIAAAVYGIENNLGCLITPLRAAYNWAEENLLQRLPDVYLQIVMQRDPNNKLVTSGIFVGDDLDTYLQAARKSRQQNITVFDKPIKKVVAVMQADEFRATWVANKAVYRTRMAIADGGELLIIAPGVERFGEQPEVDALIRKYGYKGTPRTLALYKTEADMQEIPHGVAHLIHGSSEDRFTITYAPGHLTREEIEQVGYNYADCAEMQKRYDPAVMKEGWNTMPDGEEVFYISTPSAGLWATAEKLDNPHRLDYGKNL, encoded by the coding sequence ATGTCGTGGTTTTCCATTGAGGGCGACGCCCTTTCCGAAGCGCAGATTCAGTCCGCCGTTGACCGCCTGCTCACAGAGGCCCGCACCCGCATCAACAAGGACCTGAAGCGCGTCCTTCTGCTGCCGCCCGACCTCACGCGCGCCCACTCCGGCGCCGGCAAAATCACTGAGCTGCTCTACAAGGCCCTGCCCGATGCCGAAATCCTCGTCATCCCCACGCTCGGCCAGCACGTGCCGCACACCGAAGCCGAGAACAAGTGGATGTTCGGCGACATCCCCAACGAAAAGATTCTTCCGCACGACTGGCGCAACGGCGTCACCCACATCGGCACCATTCCCGCCGAGCTTGTAAAGGAGACCACGCAGGGCGCGGCCGATTGGGAGATTCCCGTCGACCTCAACAACGTCCTCATCGACCAGCAGTGGGACCTGATCATCAACATCGGCCACGTCGTTCCGCACGAAGTGCTGGGCTTCGCCAACCACAACAAGAACTACTTCATCGGCCTTGGCGGTAAAGAGACCATCTGCGCCTCGCACATCGCCGCCGCCGTGTATGGCATTGAGAACAACCTCGGCTGCCTGATCACCCCGCTGCGCGCCGCCTATAACTGGGCCGAAGAGAACCTGCTGCAGCGCCTGCCCGATGTCTACCTGCAGATCGTGATGCAGCGCGACCCTAACAACAAGCTGGTGACCAGCGGCATCTTCGTCGGCGATGATCTGGACACCTATCTGCAGGCCGCCCGCAAGAGCCGCCAGCAGAACATCACCGTCTTCGACAAGCCCATCAAAAAGGTAGTTGCCGTGATGCAGGCCGATGAGTTCCGCGCGACCTGGGTGGCCAACAAGGCCGTCTACCGCACGCGCATGGCCATCGCCGACGGCGGTGAGCTGCTGATCATTGCCCCCGGCGTGGAGCGTTTCGGCGAACAGCCCGAGGTCGACGCCCTGATCCGCAAGTACGGCTACAAGGGAACGCCGCGCACGCTGGCTCTCTACAAGACCGAAGCCGACATGCAGGAGATTCCGCATGGCGTGGCTCACCTGATCCACGGCTCCAGCGAAGACCGCTTCACCATCACCTATGCGCCGGGCCACCTGACCAGGGAAGAGATTGAGCAGGTTGGCTACAACTACGCCGACTGCGCCGAGATGCAGAAGCGCTACGACCCCGCCGTGATGAAGGAAGGCTGGAACACCATGCCTGACGGCGAGGAAGTCTTCTACATCAGCACGCCTTCGGCTGGCCTGTGGGCCACCGCGGAGAAGCTGGACAACCCGCACCGCCTGGACTACGGCAAGAACCTGTAA
- a CDS encoding FadR/GntR family transcriptional regulator translates to MSSTSHPAPRLYQRVAEQISAYARQHRIEPGQRLPSEKDLAKQLNVSRPTIREAMIALEIAGQLEIRLGSGAYIRQAPNHVPLLLDAGPGPFELLRARLLIEGESAADAALHASAEQLKQIEATIREMKALLAAGQNAQITDRRFHVAIAEAAGNNVVANIVDSLWGGIFSPIFHSLSHLAGLQHHQKMTLRDHQAIFAAIKARDPHAARAAMRAHLRHVEDILAGKPEKAIPAQKKAAKKSARSKPA, encoded by the coding sequence ATGTCGTCTACCAGCCATCCAGCGCCGCGGCTTTACCAACGCGTGGCGGAACAGATTTCGGCCTACGCGCGCCAGCACCGGATTGAGCCGGGCCAGCGTCTGCCGTCGGAAAAAGACCTGGCGAAGCAGCTCAACGTCTCCCGGCCAACGATTCGCGAGGCGATGATTGCGCTGGAGATTGCCGGGCAGCTTGAGATTCGCCTTGGCTCCGGCGCCTACATCCGCCAAGCTCCCAACCATGTTCCGCTGCTGCTGGACGCCGGCCCCGGTCCATTCGAGTTGCTGCGCGCACGCCTGCTGATTGAAGGCGAAAGCGCCGCCGATGCCGCGCTGCACGCCTCTGCCGAGCAACTGAAGCAGATTGAAGCCACCATCCGCGAGATGAAGGCGCTGCTGGCTGCCGGGCAGAACGCCCAGATCACCGACCGGCGTTTCCATGTCGCAATCGCCGAGGCCGCCGGCAACAATGTCGTCGCCAATATTGTGGATAGCCTGTGGGGCGGCATCTTTTCCCCTATTTTCCACTCCCTGTCGCACCTGGCCGGACTGCAGCACCACCAGAAGATGACGCTGCGGGACCACCAGGCGATCTTTGCCGCCATCAAGGCACGTGATCCGCACGCCGCGCGCGCCGCCATGCGCGCCCATCTGCGTCACGTGGAGGACATTCTTGCCGGAAAACCGGAAAAGGCCATCCCAGCACAGAAAAAAGCGGCGAAGAAATCCGCACGATCAAAACCTGCCTGA
- a CDS encoding FAD-dependent oxidoreductase encodes MRRCEPSAARELQHLKRSVLVLESNDRIGGRRAA; translated from the coding sequence GTGCGGCGATGCGAGCCGTCCGCCGCGCGTGAGCTGCAGCACCTGAAGCGCAGCGTGCTGGTGCTGGAATCCAACGACCGCATCGGCGGTCGGCGTGCTGCTTAA
- a CDS encoding glycosyltransferase: MKHIVIAATPAAGHFNPMMAIAEHLAANGYRITVLTGSIYRERVQAAGFHFVLLPGKADFDLCRQDVYFPERSSVEPGLAQITYDMQHVFGDAIADQYAALKALLAGGVDMILADLLFLGTFPLLMGLPRESRPPIVSCGIVPIMCRNAAVSPFAGPSASPEGLLRNAEHNAQLAGALQPATDYVSDCIEACCGKRLDTFLFDELYLRPDLFLQFTTQAFEYPMVDLPRNLVFVGPIVPKHEDTETPVWIDDLDPEKPVVFITQGTVANYDLTQLLQPALDGLADEPVQVVATAGGVDPGRLRVPPNARVESYLSYAAILPRTAVFVTNGGYNGVQMALRAGIPIVSAGASEDKPFVSARVEWSGCGLDLKTGTPTATQVRDAVRTILSNPGYRAKAQTLACAFEGCDALRNSLRAVEGLLVNSNVAEELAMI, translated from the coding sequence ATGAAGCACATTGTTATTGCAGCCACGCCCGCTGCCGGCCACTTCAACCCGATGATGGCCATTGCTGAACACCTTGCCGCCAACGGCTACCGCATCACCGTCCTTACCGGATCCATCTATCGCGAACGTGTCCAGGCCGCCGGTTTTCACTTCGTCCTTCTGCCGGGCAAGGCCGACTTCGACCTCTGCCGGCAGGATGTCTACTTCCCGGAGCGCAGCAGCGTCGAACCGGGGCTCGCGCAGATCACCTATGACATGCAGCACGTCTTCGGTGACGCCATCGCCGACCAGTACGCTGCTCTGAAGGCTCTGCTGGCCGGCGGCGTTGACATGATCCTCGCCGACCTGCTCTTCCTCGGCACCTTCCCGCTGCTGATGGGGCTGCCGCGCGAAAGCCGTCCGCCCATCGTTTCCTGCGGCATTGTGCCCATCATGTGTCGCAACGCGGCCGTTTCGCCCTTCGCTGGGCCGTCCGCCTCGCCGGAAGGCCTGCTGCGCAACGCCGAGCACAACGCGCAGCTTGCCGGCGCCCTGCAGCCCGCCACTGACTACGTCAGCGACTGCATTGAAGCCTGCTGCGGTAAACGGCTGGATACCTTCCTCTTCGATGAACTCTACCTGCGGCCCGATCTTTTCCTGCAGTTCACCACGCAGGCTTTCGAGTACCCCATGGTCGATCTTCCGCGGAACCTCGTCTTCGTCGGTCCCATTGTGCCGAAGCACGAGGACACCGAAACGCCCGTCTGGATCGACGATCTCGATCCGGAAAAGCCGGTCGTCTTCATCACGCAGGGAACCGTGGCGAACTACGACCTGACGCAGTTGCTGCAGCCCGCGCTCGATGGCCTTGCGGACGAACCCGTGCAGGTAGTGGCTACCGCCGGCGGTGTCGATCCCGGTCGCCTGCGCGTTCCACCCAACGCCCGCGTCGAAAGCTATCTCTCCTACGCGGCCATTCTGCCGCGCACAGCGGTCTTCGTGACCAACGGTGGATACAACGGTGTACAGATGGCGCTGCGTGCGGGCATTCCCATCGTCAGCGCAGGCGCTTCGGAAGACAAGCCCTTCGTCTCCGCCCGCGTGGAGTGGAGCGGTTGCGGTCTCGACCTGAAGACCGGAACCCCCACTGCCACCCAGGTGCGGGATGCCGTACGGACCATCCTTTCCAACCCCGGCTACCGCGCAAAGGCACAAACTCTCGCCTGCGCCTTTGAAGGCTGCGACGCGCTCCGCAACTCGCTGCGTGCGGTGGAAGGTCTGCTGGTGAATTCAAACGTGGCCGAAGAACTGGCCATGATCTAA